In Clostridium omnivorum, the DNA window TATTTATGTGGGTGGAGCAATATTAGCTCATACTTCTTTTAATATGATCTTAGAAGATAATTTAACAAAAAGGTTTTTAGTTTTACCACAAAGTTTTAATGTGATTTTTCCACTTATCATGGCAATTCTAGTGCTTTTGTATGGCTATATATATTTAAATTTTATGCAAAAAACACAAAAGATAAAAGCTAAAAGAAAACATATTTCTTGAAATAACATATTTCTTATATTAATTTTAATATTATATATAAGAAATAGGTTTGGAGGAAAAGATGGGGAAAAGGAATATGGATAATATTGATAAAGATAATTTGTGCAGTAATGATGCTTCAAATACTAGGCCCAATGAAAACTGTGCTAATGATGATATAAACCGTAGTGATGCTGAAAGTGAGTTTCAGGAACCATTTATAATTGAAGAGAGTGTGAAACAAATAAATCAGGGTAAAAAGCAACCACAGGAAAGTGTACCCATCGAGAAAGCTAGTACTGCTAATCAAACACAACAAGCTCAGCAAGCACAACCAAGTCAGAATACAATAAATGATAATATAAGTAGTGCTGCCAATCTTCTTGAAAATCTTAATACTATAAAGGAAGATATTATAAAGCTTCCATTAAATCCTGCAGAAAAGGATTATATGGATGTATATGTATTTCCTCTATTGAATGTCTTACTTGATCTAAGCACTACTTCTTTAAATCTATCGAGTACAACCTCAAAATTGGCAGTATCCTATGTGACCACTCCGAAGATTTCTAAGCTAAAAGATACAGAACATATGGTATATGATATAAATGATAAATGTGAAGATGTATACAAAGTATTAAAGCAGAGAATTAATTTTGTTTTAAAGTGCATAGATAAATGTGAAAAGTAATCCTTTTGATTTCGTCAATGGGATTATTTTTTTATTTAAAATAATTATTATGTAAAAGAATATGATTAAATTACTTTGTTTTCACAAATAATATCAATAGGGTGCTTACAGTTTGCACAATATTTCCACTGAAAGGAGAAAGGAAAATGACACAATATTATATGCAATGTGGTCATACAGCAAGCTCCTATGATGAAAACAATAATCCAATTTGTGCACTTTGTACTGGTTCTCATGATGGATATAACCAAGTTTTTCATCCAAGATGGGAAGGACGACAAGCTCAGTGTATTTATTGTGATAACACTACTGAAAGCAGTGTAGATCTACCATATTTTGCATATCAGCCACAACAAAATGCAGATAGTTATTACTGCGGATGCAAAGATTGGATGTAAAAAAATTTTAATTAATGTTCCAAAATCCCCTCTATGAGAATATAAATAATAAGGAGGGGGTTTTATGGATTCCTTTTATAGAGAAGATATATCTAATTTTATTCACAGTAAATGTAGAGTAACTGAAGAGGAACTTTTAGAAAAGTTTAAAGATTTAACCTTAGAGGAATTAAGAAAAGAATTGTATATATTAGAGTTTATTGTGGATAAACCAGAAATATATTATATTGACGGAAAGTATATAAGCAAGCACTGCAAGCACCTAGAAACATAATGTATAAATATAGACACAGTATAATTAGTATTTAAGCACTAATTATACTGTGTCTTAGTTTTTGTTATTATTTATTTTAAGTGTTTAAATTCTTAAAAATCTCTTTGGACTTTACAATAAATATAAGCATTGCTATAGAGAATATTGCAAAGAAGCCTTCAACAAACCATATATTATTAAGTATATGTACTTGAGCAAGGCCCGCCGGGAAGTCCATTACTGCATGTGCTATAATTGCAATTAATAGATATATAGGCTTTTTAGACTTTACTGAATAGATCACTATTAAAGAAAAACCTAAGTGAGCTATTATAGCAAACAATCTTTCAAATGCACCTAAAGAAGTTAAAGCAGGAGTGGCGCTTATGAGAGAGCTTTTTATTGCAGCAATTGTTGCTGCAGGTGCTTTACCACTCAATGTTTTTTCAAAAAGCCCAGCGTTGATGAGTTTTGCATAAAAAATATAAGTTAAGTTACCAAAGCATGCCAGTAATATGGCCTCTATACCTCCGTGACCAATTCCAAATGCTATACCATCCTTCCACTCTGTTTCTTTCTTCATAAATAGTTTCATTATAATATATCTTCCAACCTCTTCAAAAACACCAGCAGCTAATGCGCCATAAATAGCAAATAGTAGAGGCGCAGTTATCAAATTGTTATTCATTACAAACACATGCATGAGTTTTTCTAAGATTTGTGAAAAAACTATAAAGGTTAGTACGCCAAGTATAACTGGTTTAACGGATATCTTATCTTTTAATTTGAAAAAGATAAATAAACCAATTGGAAATAGCAAGGAAAAGATAGCTGCAAAGGCCATCATATAGATGACAGAATTACTTACCATTGTATTTTACCCCCCAAAAAATTAATAACATTATATTTTTACCTATATTTAAAGCTTATAAAGTATAATTCCTTTTTATGTATTTAAACTATGTTATGATAATTATACTATAAAATATTAGAAGTATGTGAATGTATAAAATAATTTTTATATTGATACATATGCTAAGAAATGTATAAAAAATACATGATTTTCTGTTTTATGCATAAATATTTAATTAACCCTTGACTAAACTAAAGTTCTAGTGCATAATAATAAACGAAAAGAATGAGTAAATAACCAAGGTAGAGGTGCGATACTTATTAGTACTGTTGTGAAGTTAAGCGCGTTGAAGCAGCAGGAAAGGAAATATCGCCGAAGCGTACAGTAAATGCTTTAATACTGTATAGCTGGTTTTGCATAGAATATGTGCATAACTGTCACAAGTTTTCTTGTGGAGAGCTATCATTCAAATAGATTTAGGTCGTTTGTTTTTAATGCGATTTAAAGCCTTGAGTGTACGCGCTCAAGGCTTTTTTATACTCTCGCTGGTAATTTACTTATCGGAAAAAACTGATAAGGAGGACGTAACTATGGAACAAAATACAAAATTAAAGAAGGATATAGGGCTTGTAATTGCCACAGCTCTAGTAGCTGGAAATATGATGGGATCGGGTATATTTATGTTGCCTGCAACTTTGGCGGACAAGTCAGGACCAGGAGCAACTATGTTTGCATGGATAGTTACAGCGCTTGGGTCAATATTTTTAGCATTATCCTTTGCTAGACTAGGAACAAAGGTACCAAAGACTGGAGGACCTTATGAATACTCAAAGCTTGCCTTCGGAGATTTCATGGGTTTTATGAGTGCATGGTTATATTGGAATGGATCATGGATAGGTAATGCTGCAGTAGTAATAGCAGTATCTAGTTATGCAGGAAAGCTAATACCTGCCATAGGAAATAGCCAATTAGGAGCATTTTTATTTGCGTCAATAGTACTATGGATATTCACTATAATAAACATATTTGGAGTTAGAAAAGCAGGTAAGATTCAGACAACAATAACATTCTTTGAATTAGGACTATTTTTATTATTTATAATTGTAGCTGCACTACACTTCAATGTATCAAACTTATTACCACTATTCCCTGCTGAAAAAGGACTAGGCACAATGCCAAGTGCTGCTACTTCAACACTTTGGGCATTTGTTGGTCTTGAAAGCGCATCTATAGCAGCAGGTGAAATTAAGAATCCTGAAAAGAACGTAGCAAAGAGTACTATCATCGGAATCATAATTGTTGCTGTTATGTATATGGCAATTAATTTCTTTGCAATGGGTGCAATGCCAAATGGAGCACTTGCTAAGAGCAGCGCACCATTAGCAGATATTTTATCTCAATATTTTGGTTCTGGAATTACAAACTTTATAACTATTGGTGCTGTAATCAGTATTCTAGGAACTACAGTTGGATGGCTTCTATCTACAGCTCGTGTAGCATATGCAGCAGGAAAGGATGGAATGTTCCCTGAATTCTTTGCAAAGGTTCATCCAAAATATAATACACCTTATGTAGCTATAATTATAGGATCTGTATTAGTTAATGTACTTTTATTATTGAACTATAATAAAACCACAAATGCAGCTTTTAACTTTATAATACTATTAGCAACACTATCTTTCTTGCCAATATATGCAATGACTTCGGCAGCAGATATGATACTAATAGTTAAAAAGGAAAAGAATTTCAACTTGTGGAATTTTATAAAGAATTCTTTTATACCACTTGTAGGATTTCTATATGCATGCTGGACAATCTATGGTTCAGGTGCAGAAACAGTAATGTATGGATTCCTTCTAATGCTAGCTGGGGTACCATTCTATATTTATATGACCTTAAAGAATAAAGAGAGATGTGATTCAATAAGAAATTTTGATAAGATTGCTTAATAGTAATTTTGAATAAATTGTTAAAAAGGACTACCTCATTTTTTGTGAGATAGTCCTTTTATTATAGAATTATTTCCTGAGTATTCCAAATCTCCTTTGAATATTCACGTATAGTGTTATCACTGGAGAAGATACCCGATTTAGCGATGTTTGCTATACACATTTGCTGCCATTTATCCTTTTGTTTATAGTAGCTGTCTATTTGATTCTGAGCTTTTACATAGGAGTCAAAATCTTTAAGTACAAAATATTCGTCGTTGTTGTAAATTAAATTGTCATAGAGCATATTAAATTCAGAACCAGCAACCCCAAGAGATCCATTCATAATTTGATTTATTATGCAGTTGATTCTTCTATCATTATTAAAGATTTCTCTAGAAGAGTATCCTCCATGTTTGTAGTAATCCAGGACTTCGTAATCCTTTAATCCAAAGATTACAATATTCT includes these proteins:
- a CDS encoding YhfC family intramembrane metalloprotease gives rise to the protein MVSNSVIYMMAFAAIFSLLFPIGLFIFFKLKDKISVKPVILGVLTFIVFSQILEKLMHVFVMNNNLITAPLLFAIYGALAAGVFEEVGRYIIMKLFMKKETEWKDGIAFGIGHGGIEAILLACFGNLTYIFYAKLINAGLFEKTLSGKAPAATIAAIKSSLISATPALTSLGAFERLFAIIAHLGFSLIVIYSVKSKKPIYLLIAIIAHAVMDFPAGLAQVHILNNIWFVEGFFAIFSIAMLIFIVKSKEIFKNLNT
- a CDS encoding APC family permease; this encodes MEQNTKLKKDIGLVIATALVAGNMMGSGIFMLPATLADKSGPGATMFAWIVTALGSIFLALSFARLGTKVPKTGGPYEYSKLAFGDFMGFMSAWLYWNGSWIGNAAVVIAVSSYAGKLIPAIGNSQLGAFLFASIVLWIFTIINIFGVRKAGKIQTTITFFELGLFLLFIIVAALHFNVSNLLPLFPAEKGLGTMPSAATSTLWAFVGLESASIAAGEIKNPEKNVAKSTIIGIIIVAVMYMAINFFAMGAMPNGALAKSSAPLADILSQYFGSGITNFITIGAVISILGTTVGWLLSTARVAYAAGKDGMFPEFFAKVHPKYNTPYVAIIIGSVLVNVLLLLNYNKTTNAAFNFIILLATLSFLPIYAMTSAADMILIVKKEKNFNLWNFIKNSFIPLVGFLYACWTIYGSGAETVMYGFLLMLAGVPFYIYMTLKNKERCDSIRNFDKIA